The Pseudomonas extremaustralis genome contains a region encoding:
- a CDS encoding ribonucleotide-diphosphate reductase subunit beta, with product MLSWDEVDNEDTGAAVIKGANAGHASEANMDRLDGAGAAAAIEARAVTASDSAAIIRAKAALDKLDIAEGLAELEGASARVAVDEKRMINCRADLNQLVPFKYDWAWQKYLDGCANHWMPQEVNMTADIALWKNPEGLTDDERRIVMRNLGFFSTADSLVANNLVLAVYRLITNPECRQYILRQAFEEAIHTHAYQYCIESLAMDEGEIFNMYHEIPSVAKKAAWGLKYTRSISDPKFETGTVDTDKELLRNLVAYYCVLEGIFFYCGFTQILSMGRRNKMTGVAEQFQYILRDESMHLNFGIDVINQIKIENPHLWDTEMKEEATQMILQGTQLEIEYARDTMPRGVLGMNAAMMEDYLKFIANRRLSQIGLKEEYPGTTNPFPWMSEIMDLKKEKNFFETRVIEYQTGGALSWD from the coding sequence ATGCTGAGTTGGGATGAAGTCGACAACGAAGACACCGGTGCAGCGGTGATCAAAGGCGCCAACGCCGGCCACGCCAGCGAAGCCAACATGGACCGCCTCGACGGTGCCGGCGCCGCTGCCGCCATCGAGGCCCGCGCCGTCACCGCCAGTGACTCCGCCGCGATCATCCGCGCCAAGGCCGCCCTGGACAAACTCGACATCGCCGAAGGCCTCGCCGAACTCGAAGGCGCCTCCGCCCGCGTCGCCGTCGACGAAAAGCGCATGATCAACTGCCGCGCCGACCTCAACCAACTCGTGCCCTTCAAGTACGACTGGGCCTGGCAGAAATACCTCGACGGCTGCGCCAACCACTGGATGCCGCAAGAGGTCAACATGACCGCCGACATCGCCCTGTGGAAAAACCCCGAAGGCCTGACCGACGACGAACGTCGCATCGTCATGCGCAACCTGGGCTTCTTCTCCACCGCCGACTCCCTGGTCGCCAACAACCTGGTGCTGGCCGTATACCGCCTGATCACCAACCCGGAATGCCGCCAGTACATCCTGCGCCAGGCTTTCGAAGAAGCGATCCACACCCACGCCTACCAGTACTGCATCGAATCGTTGGCCATGGATGAAGGCGAGATCTTCAACATGTACCACGAGATCCCATCGGTCGCGAAAAAAGCCGCCTGGGGCCTGAAATACACCCGTTCGATCTCCGATCCGAAGTTCGAAACCGGCACCGTCGACACCGACAAAGAACTGCTGCGCAACCTGGTCGCCTACTACTGCGTCCTTGAAGGCATCTTCTTCTATTGCGGCTTCACCCAAATCCTCTCCATGGGCCGCCGCAACAAAATGACCGGCGTGGCCGAACAGTTCCAGTACATCCTGCGCGACGAGTCGATGCACCTGAACTTCGGTATCGACGTGATCAACCAGATCAAAATCGAAAACCCACACCTGTGGGACACCGAGATGAAAGAAGAAGCGACCCAGATGATTCTGCAGGGCACGCAACTGGAGATCGAATACGCACGCGACACCATGCCGCGCGGCGTGCTGGGCATGAACGCGGCGATGATGGAGGACTACCTCAAGTTCATCGCTAACCGTCGTCTGTCGCAGATCGGTCTGAAGGAAGAATATCCAGGTACCACCAACCCGTTCCCGTGGATGAGCGAGATCATGGACTTGAAGAAAGAGAAAAACTTCTTCGAGACCCGTGTGATCGAGTACCAGACCGGCGGCGCGTTGAGCTGGGACTGA
- a CDS encoding DUF1289 domain-containing protein, which yields MPNQTIKTPCVGLCSTVYGDLVCRGCKRYHHEVIQWNGYNAEEKQAVWLRLEQLLVQVMTSKLDVFDPQRLRQQLESRKIRFMPHQSPYCWAYQLIARGARVITKLDAYGLVLLPEFREHSLADLRDGIDREFFLLSEAHYQRYIAPRFLKESFGPALIATL from the coding sequence ATGCCTAATCAAACCATCAAGACCCCCTGCGTCGGCCTGTGCTCCACCGTTTACGGTGACCTGGTCTGCCGCGGGTGCAAGCGTTATCACCATGAAGTCATCCAGTGGAATGGTTACAACGCCGAGGAAAAGCAGGCGGTGTGGCTGCGCCTCGAACAGTTGCTGGTGCAGGTGATGACCAGCAAGCTGGATGTGTTCGACCCACAGCGTCTGCGCCAGCAACTGGAAAGCCGCAAGATTCGCTTTATGCCGCACCAGTCGCCGTACTGCTGGGCCTATCAGTTGATTGCCCGGGGTGCGCGGGTGATTACCAAACTGGATGCGTATGGCCTGGTGTTGCTGCCGGAGTTTCGCGAGCACAGCCTGGCGGATTTGCGCGATGGGATTGACCGCGAGTTTTTCCTGCTCTCAGAGGCACATTACCAGCGCTATATCGCCCCCAGGTTCTTGAAAGAGTCCTTCGGGCCAGCCCTGATCGCCACCCTCTAA
- a CDS encoding MetQ/NlpA family ABC transporter substrate-binding protein has product MLKTALTLAALLASLSVSAADALRVAADPIPHAQILEYVQKLDPGLNLKIIEIPSGVNSNELLAHGDVDANYFQHLPYLNSQEQALGQKFAVAATVHIEPLGIYSHRHASLAQVPDKGTVAVPNNVTNLSRALYLLQANGLITLKPGFNDASKDQATPKDIAENPKHLKILEIESPQIPRALDDVDLAVINGNFALEAGLQPARDALGLEKAEGNPYANILVTTPKLLDDPRVKQLAKDLRSPAVAKFITETYAGSVIPVATE; this is encoded by the coding sequence ATGTTGAAGACTGCACTTACCCTGGCGGCGTTGCTGGCCTCTTTGAGTGTGTCGGCCGCCGATGCCTTGCGCGTGGCCGCCGACCCGATTCCCCACGCACAGATCCTCGAGTATGTACAAAAGCTCGACCCTGGCCTGAACCTGAAAATCATCGAGATCCCCAGCGGTGTGAACTCCAATGAGTTGCTCGCCCATGGCGACGTCGATGCCAATTACTTCCAGCACCTGCCGTACCTCAATTCCCAGGAACAGGCGCTCGGCCAGAAATTCGCGGTCGCCGCCACCGTGCACATCGAGCCGTTGGGCATCTATTCCCATCGCCACGCCAGCCTGGCCCAGGTGCCCGATAAAGGCACCGTGGCCGTGCCGAACAATGTCACCAACCTCAGTCGCGCGCTCTATCTGCTGCAGGCCAACGGCCTGATCACACTCAAGCCCGGTTTCAACGATGCGTCCAAGGACCAGGCCACGCCCAAGGACATCGCCGAAAACCCCAAGCACTTGAAGATCCTCGAGATCGAATCGCCCCAGATTCCCCGGGCGCTGGATGACGTCGACCTGGCGGTGATCAATGGCAACTTCGCGCTGGAAGCCGGACTGCAACCGGCCAGGGATGCGCTTGGGCTGGAAAAGGCCGAAGGCAATCCATACGCGAACATCCTGGTGACCACGCCTAAATTGCTGGACGACCCGCGCGTCAAGCAACTGGCCAAAGACCTGCGCTCGCCAGCGGTGGCCAAGTTCATCACCGAGACGTACGCCGGTTCGGTCATTCCGGTGGCGACCGAATGA
- a CDS encoding isopenicillin N synthase family dioxygenase encodes MSHLQSITTLPLLDLSQLDGGPQQRQRFLDELRLAARHVGFFYLIGHGIDPALLTEVQQQARAFFALPEADKLAVGMINSPHFRGYNRAASEITRGQPDLREQFDVGAEREPLDVARYPAAWARLQGPNQWPTALPQLKPLVLGWQQAMTQMALRLLRAFAQALSLPENAFDALYGDKPNEHIKLIRYPGRHARQSRQGVGAHKDSGFLSFLLQDEQAGLQVEVEEGRWIDASPRPDTLVVNIGELLELASNGYLRATVHRVVSPPAGSERLSLAFFLGAQLDAVVPVYQLAPELLRDAHGPTSDPRNPLLRDVGWNYLKGRLRSHPDVAQRFYADATLPHALSA; translated from the coding sequence ATGTCTCATTTGCAGTCCATCACCACCTTGCCATTACTGGACCTTTCGCAGCTCGACGGCGGCCCGCAGCAGCGCCAACGGTTTCTCGACGAACTGCGTCTGGCGGCGCGGCATGTCGGGTTTTTCTACTTGATCGGCCATGGCATCGACCCTGCCTTGCTGACCGAAGTGCAACAGCAGGCGCGGGCATTCTTTGCCTTGCCCGAGGCTGACAAGCTGGCGGTGGGCATGATCAATTCTCCCCATTTCCGTGGCTATAACCGCGCGGCGTCGGAGATCACCCGTGGCCAGCCGGACCTGCGCGAACAGTTCGATGTCGGCGCCGAGCGCGAGCCCTTGGACGTGGCTCGATACCCGGCGGCCTGGGCCCGCCTGCAAGGCCCCAACCAATGGCCGACGGCCTTGCCCCAGCTCAAACCATTGGTGCTCGGCTGGCAGCAGGCGATGACGCAAATGGCCCTGCGCCTGTTGCGCGCCTTCGCCCAGGCCCTGTCCCTGCCAGAGAATGCATTCGACGCGCTGTACGGCGACAAGCCCAACGAACACATCAAGCTGATCCGCTACCCCGGTCGCCATGCCCGACAAAGCCGCCAGGGCGTCGGCGCGCACAAGGACTCCGGTTTCCTCAGCTTCCTGCTGCAAGACGAGCAAGCGGGTTTGCAGGTGGAAGTGGAAGAGGGGCGCTGGATCGATGCGTCGCCGCGCCCCGACACCCTGGTGGTGAATATCGGCGAACTGCTGGAACTGGCGAGCAATGGCTACCTGCGCGCCACCGTGCACCGGGTAGTGTCTCCACCGGCCGGCAGTGAGCGCTTGTCCCTGGCGTTTTTCCTCGGCGCGCAATTGGACGCGGTGGTGCCGGTTTACCAATTGGCGCCGGAACTGCTGCGCGATGCCCACGGCCCCACCAGCGATCCGCGCAACCCGTTGCTGCGAGATGTGGGCTGGAACTACCTCAAGGGCCGCCTGCGCTCGCACCCCGATGTCGCCCAGCGCTTCTACGCCGACGCCACACTTCCCCACGCTTTGTCCGCCTGA
- a CDS encoding methionine ABC transporter permease, with the protein MKTDWYDILQLLLNATGETLYMVLLAGLFTLLIGLPLGVLLFISRRGGLFPLPRLNRAVGGMINLGRSLPFVVMLIALIPLTRLIVGTTLGSTAAVVPITIGAFPFFARIVETALDEVDKGRIEAIVAMGGDIRHVILKVLLPEALPALVAGVTLTLVMLIGFSSMAGVIGGGGLGDLAIRYGYQRFNNQIMVVTVIVLVLLVQGVQSLGDRCVRSLAHRR; encoded by the coding sequence ATGAAAACTGATTGGTATGACATCCTGCAATTGCTGCTCAACGCCACCGGCGAAACCCTGTACATGGTGCTGCTGGCCGGGCTGTTCACGCTGTTGATCGGCTTGCCGTTGGGCGTGCTGTTGTTTATCAGCCGGCGCGGTGGTCTGTTTCCGTTGCCCCGGCTCAACCGGGCGGTGGGCGGCATGATCAACCTGGGGCGGTCTTTGCCGTTCGTGGTGATGTTGATTGCGTTGATCCCACTCACGCGCCTGATCGTCGGTACTACTTTGGGCAGTACCGCAGCGGTGGTGCCGATCACCATCGGCGCGTTTCCCTTCTTTGCGCGTATTGTGGAAACCGCCCTGGATGAAGTGGACAAGGGCCGTATCGAAGCGATCGTGGCGATGGGCGGCGATATCCGCCATGTGATTCTCAAGGTGCTGTTGCCGGAGGCGTTACCAGCCCTGGTGGCCGGCGTGACGTTGACCCTGGTGATGCTGATCGGCTTCTCGTCGATGGCCGGGGTGATCGGCGGCGGCGGGTTGGGCGACCTGGCGATCCGCTATGGCTACCAGCGCTTCAATAACCAGATCATGGTGGTCACGGTGATTGTGCTGGTTCTGTTGGTGCAAGGCGTGCAGAGCCTGGGGGACCGCTGCGTGCGTTCGTTGGCGCACCGTCGATAA
- a CDS encoding contact-dependent growth inhibition system immunity protein, whose translation MNKPPTELQQFFGAYFNQDWVEDHASADEVIDTFLLDSSRDVIFTVRK comes from the coding sequence ATGAATAAACCACCAACTGAACTTCAGCAGTTTTTTGGCGCCTACTTCAACCAAGATTGGGTAGAAGATCATGCTTCGGCTGACGAAGTCATTGATACATTTCTTCTAGATTCGTCCAGGGATGTGATTTTCACAGTCAGAAAATAA
- the mdeB gene encoding alpha-ketoglutarate dehydrogenase, producing MNGFASAVSHTANDQTEQDEWRDALASLVANAGPERARQILDLLAREGSAPHIDWKPRHGTPYVNSIGVTQQPAFPGDLATEERLASLVRWNALAMVVRANQAYGELGGHIASYASAADLFEVGFNHFFRARHEGFGGDLVFYQPHSAPGIYARAFLEGRLSENDLAHYRQEIGGPNAGARGLSSYPHPWLMPDFWQFPTGSMGIGPISSIFQARFMRYLQHRGLQDTTDRHVWGVFGDGEMDEPESMSALTLAAREGLDNLTWVVNCNLQRLDGPVRGNGRIIDELEALFGGAGWHVIKLVWGSDWDALLAKDTDGALVNTLSNTVDGQFQTFAAKDGAYNREHFFGQNPSLARLVEGMSDEQIDRLKRGGHDMVKIHAAYHAARRVKGKPTVILAQTKKGFGMGEAGQGKMTTHQQKKLDREALIAFRNRFQLPLSDEQTESLSFFKPADDSLELRYLHQRRQALGGYVPSRSQVAAPVSVPPVTGYAGFATAAAGKEMSTTMAFVRMLTHLLKDQALGPRIVPIVADEARTFGMANLFKQVGIYSSVGQRYEPEDIGSILSYREATDGQILEEGISEASAISSWVAAATSYSVHGLRMLPFYIYYSMFGFQRVGDLIWAAADQRARGFLLGATAGRTTLGGEGLQHQDGSSHLCAATVPNCRAYDPAFAGEFAVILDHGMRQMLEQEVDAFYYVTLMNENYPQPSLPEGVEAAIIKGMYRLQGAPDAQVRLLGSGTLVREAQAAAQLLADDWQVASEVYSVTSFSELAREAREVERWNRLHPQATQRVSHVNDCLPKGAPVVAVSDYVRAVPQMIASYLDSPYTVLGTDGFGRSDTRAALRDFFEVDRHHLVLAALTALVEQGSLARQVCQQAIERYGLQAEREASWV from the coding sequence ATGAACGGTTTCGCCAGTGCAGTCAGTCACACAGCCAACGATCAGACAGAGCAGGACGAGTGGCGCGATGCCCTGGCGTCGTTAGTGGCCAACGCCGGGCCCGAGCGGGCGCGGCAGATTCTCGACCTGTTGGCCCGCGAGGGCAGTGCCCCGCACATCGACTGGAAGCCGCGCCACGGTACGCCCTATGTCAACAGCATCGGTGTCACCCAGCAGCCGGCGTTCCCCGGCGATCTGGCCACCGAGGAACGTCTGGCCTCGTTGGTGCGTTGGAACGCACTGGCCATGGTGGTGCGGGCGAATCAAGCGTATGGCGAACTCGGCGGTCATATCGCCAGTTACGCCAGTGCGGCGGATTTGTTCGAGGTGGGTTTCAATCACTTTTTTCGCGCGCGCCACGAGGGCTTTGGTGGCGACTTGGTGTTCTACCAACCGCATTCGGCCCCCGGTATTTACGCACGGGCTTTCCTGGAGGGCCGTCTGAGCGAGAACGACCTAGCCCATTATCGTCAGGAGATCGGTGGGCCCAACGCCGGCGCACGCGGGCTGTCCAGCTACCCCCACCCATGGTTGATGCCGGACTTCTGGCAATTCCCCACCGGCTCCATGGGCATCGGTCCCATCAGTTCGATTTTCCAGGCGCGCTTCATGCGCTATCTGCAGCATCGCGGCTTGCAGGACACCACCGACCGTCACGTCTGGGGCGTGTTCGGTGACGGCGAAATGGACGAGCCGGAAAGCATGTCCGCCCTGACCCTGGCGGCCCGCGAAGGTTTGGACAACCTGACCTGGGTGGTCAACTGCAACCTGCAGCGTCTCGACGGCCCCGTGCGCGGCAATGGGCGGATCATCGACGAACTGGAAGCCTTGTTCGGCGGCGCCGGATGGCATGTGATCAAGCTGGTCTGGGGCTCGGACTGGGACGCGTTGCTGGCCAAGGATACCGACGGTGCGCTGGTCAACACCCTGTCGAACACCGTCGATGGTCAGTTCCAGACCTTTGCCGCCAAGGATGGCGCCTATAACCGCGAGCATTTCTTTGGCCAAAACCCGTCCCTGGCCCGGTTGGTAGAGGGCATGAGCGACGAGCAGATCGACCGCCTCAAGCGCGGCGGCCACGACATGGTCAAGATCCACGCCGCCTACCACGCCGCGCGCCGGGTCAAGGGCAAACCCACGGTGATCCTGGCCCAGACCAAAAAAGGCTTCGGCATGGGCGAAGCCGGGCAGGGCAAGATGACCACGCACCAGCAGAAGAAACTCGATCGCGAAGCATTGATTGCCTTCCGCAATCGCTTCCAATTGCCGCTGAGCGATGAACAGACCGAATCGTTGAGTTTCTTCAAGCCTGCGGATGACAGCCTTGAGTTACGTTATCTGCATCAGCGACGCCAGGCCCTCGGTGGCTATGTGCCCAGCCGTAGCCAGGTTGCGGCGCCTGTGAGCGTGCCACCGGTGACGGGTTATGCCGGTTTTGCGACGGCGGCGGCGGGCAAGGAGATGTCCACCACCATGGCCTTCGTGCGCATGCTCACCCACCTGCTCAAAGACCAGGCCCTCGGCCCGCGCATCGTGCCCATCGTGGCGGACGAGGCGCGCACCTTCGGCATGGCCAATCTGTTCAAGCAAGTCGGCATCTATTCCAGCGTCGGCCAGCGCTACGAGCCGGAAGACATCGGCTCGATCCTCAGTTACCGCGAAGCCACCGATGGGCAGATCCTTGAAGAAGGCATCAGCGAAGCCAGCGCGATCAGTTCCTGGGTCGCGGCGGCCACCAGCTATTCGGTGCATGGCCTGCGCATGTTGCCGTTCTACATCTATTACTCGATGTTCGGTTTCCAGCGCGTGGGCGACCTGATCTGGGCCGCTGCCGACCAGCGTGCCCGTGGTTTCCTGCTGGGCGCCACCGCCGGGCGCACCACCCTGGGCGGCGAAGGCTTGCAGCATCAGGACGGCAGTAGCCACCTCTGCGCTGCCACGGTGCCCAATTGCCGCGCCTACGACCCGGCGTTTGCCGGCGAATTCGCGGTGATCCTCGACCATGGCATGCGCCAGATGCTCGAGCAGGAGGTGGACGCGTTCTACTACGTGACCCTGATGAACGAAAACTACCCGCAGCCGAGCCTGCCCGAGGGGGTGGAAGCGGCGATCATCAAAGGTATGTACCGCTTGCAGGGCGCGCCTGACGCCCAGGTGCGCCTGCTCGGTTCGGGCACGCTGGTGCGCGAAGCCCAGGCGGCTGCGCAGCTATTGGCCGATGATTGGCAGGTGGCGAGTGAGGTCTACAGCGTGACCAGCTTCAGTGAACTGGCACGTGAGGCTCGGGAGGTGGAACGCTGGAATCGTCTGCATCCGCAGGCGACCCAGCGCGTCAGTCATGTGAATGATTGCTTGCCCAAAGGCGCGCCAGTGGTGGCGGTGTCCGACTATGTGCGGGCGGTGCCGCAGATGATTGCGTCGTACCTGGATTCGCCCTACACCGTGCTCGGCACCGACGGTTTCGGACGCAGTGATACCCGGGCGGCGTTGCGGGATTTTTTTGAGGTGGATCGCCATCATCTTGTGTTGGCGGCGCTGACGGCATTGGTGGAGCAGGGCAGTCTGGCGCGCCAGGTGTGCCAGCAGGCGATTGAGCGGTATGGCTTGCAGGCGGAGCGCGAAGCGTCCTGGGTCTAA
- a CDS encoding methionine ABC transporter ATP-binding protein produces MIVVEGVSKTYADGQPPALDNVSLQIADGSIFGIVGRSGAGKSTLLRCLNLLERPTTGRILMDGQDLIQLSDKQLRQQRQRIGMIFQGFNLLHSRNVADNVAVPLEIANVPKAERAARVAELLALVGLSDKAMAFPSQLSGGQKQRVGIARALAARPAYLLSDEATSALDPETTASILELLRDINRQLGVTIVLITHELDVVKAICDSAVSLAEGRVVESGSLVQLQADPSSRLGRSLAPSRPAVRAV; encoded by the coding sequence ATGATCGTGGTCGAGGGGGTCAGCAAAACCTACGCCGACGGCCAGCCCCCGGCGCTGGACAACGTGTCGTTGCAGATCGCCGATGGCTCTATTTTTGGCATCGTCGGGCGCAGCGGCGCGGGCAAAAGCACCTTGCTGCGTTGCCTGAATCTGCTGGAACGGCCGACCACCGGGCGCATCCTGATGGATGGCCAGGACCTGATCCAACTGAGCGACAAACAATTGCGCCAGCAACGCCAGCGTATCGGCATGATTTTCCAGGGGTTCAACTTGCTGCACTCGCGCAACGTGGCGGACAACGTCGCAGTGCCGCTGGAAATCGCCAACGTGCCCAAGGCCGAGCGTGCGGCACGGGTAGCGGAGTTGCTGGCTTTGGTGGGGTTGAGCGACAAGGCCATGGCCTTTCCTTCGCAACTGTCTGGCGGGCAAAAACAGCGCGTCGGCATCGCTCGTGCATTGGCCGCGCGGCCGGCGTACCTGTTGTCGGATGAAGCCACTAGTGCCCTCGACCCGGAAACCACCGCCTCGATCTTGGAACTGTTACGCGATATCAACCGGCAACTGGGCGTGACCATCGTACTCATTACCCACGAGCTGGACGTGGTCAAGGCCATCTGCGACAGCGCCGTGTCCCTTGCCGAAGGGCGCGTGGTGGAAAGTGGCAGCCTGGTGCAGTTGCAGGCCGATCCGTCCTCGCGCCTGGGGCGTTCGTTGGCGCCCAGCCGGCCTGCGGTGAGGGCGGTATGA
- a CDS encoding diguanylate cyclase: MSAEEGNGLPLASRLYKSRTLGLTLGLVCVVVGMYPLDPAWWVWALMLTNAFIWPHLAFQLSLRSAQTLHSERRNLLFDSFCGGFWVGAMHFNPLPSVTTLSMMTMNNVAIGGPRFMLAGWVAQALGVGAALLVFAPAFIADTTQAQLYGCLPILMLYPLALGWICYRQAVTLARRKRELLALSRTDSLSGLLNHGAWKDHLEIEFQRCRREQQGAAIALIDIDHFKTINDTYGHVTGDIVLRQLGKVLRHNLRATDLAGRYGGDEFCVILPGMPLNRATEVMDALRDRFNALAYAQDPTLRASLSIGLAPYQPTHGDATSWLNDADLALYEAKSSGRNRVSSVQGSWLRSV, encoded by the coding sequence ATGTCAGCTGAAGAAGGAAACGGACTTCCGCTCGCTTCACGGCTGTATAAATCTCGTACCCTGGGGCTGACGCTCGGTTTAGTGTGCGTGGTGGTTGGCATGTACCCCCTCGACCCGGCGTGGTGGGTGTGGGCGTTGATGTTGACCAATGCCTTTATCTGGCCGCACCTTGCGTTTCAACTGTCGTTGCGCAGCGCCCAGACCTTGCACAGTGAACGTCGCAACCTGCTGTTCGATTCCTTCTGTGGCGGGTTCTGGGTCGGCGCCATGCATTTCAATCCACTGCCCAGCGTGACCACACTGTCGATGATGACCATGAACAACGTGGCCATCGGCGGCCCTCGGTTCATGCTCGCAGGGTGGGTGGCGCAGGCGCTGGGCGTCGGCGCAGCATTGCTTGTGTTTGCCCCCGCCTTTATTGCGGACACCACCCAGGCCCAGCTCTATGGCTGCCTGCCGATCCTGATGCTGTACCCACTGGCGCTCGGCTGGATCTGCTATCGCCAGGCCGTGACGCTGGCCCGGCGCAAGCGCGAATTGCTGGCCCTGAGCCGTACCGACAGCCTGTCCGGCCTGCTCAACCACGGCGCCTGGAAAGACCACCTGGAGATCGAGTTCCAACGCTGCCGCCGCGAACAACAGGGGGCAGCGATTGCGTTGATCGACATCGACCACTTCAAGACCATCAACGACACCTACGGCCACGTCACCGGCGACATCGTATTGCGCCAGCTCGGCAAAGTGCTGCGTCACAACCTGCGCGCCACCGACCTGGCCGGGCGTTATGGCGGCGACGAATTCTGCGTAATCCTACCGGGCATGCCCCTCAACCGCGCGACCGAAGTCATGGACGCCTTGCGTGACCGCTTCAATGCACTGGCCTACGCCCAGGACCCGACGCTGCGCGCCAGCTTGAGCATAGGCCTGGCACCGTATCAACCCACCCATGGCGACGCCACCAGTTGGCTGAATGACGCCGACTTGGCGTTGTATGAAGCCAAGAGCAGCGGGCGCAACCGCGTCAGCTCGGTGCAGGGGAGTTGGTTGCGATCGGTTTAG